In Apium graveolens cultivar Ventura chromosome 10, ASM990537v1, whole genome shotgun sequence, the following are encoded in one genomic region:
- the LOC141690458 gene encoding uncharacterized protein LOC141690458, whose amino-acid sequence MCGIDLIGELPKAKGDVKYAVVAVDYFNKWAEAMPLVTITAKIIKDFVFNSIVCRFGIPYKLFYDNGNQFDSKELRQLDRYTEEDAEVNQRLHLDLLEETRENSQLRLAAYQQRAARYYNKKIKGQLLKVGDMVLRKVMPNTKNPQHGVFGANWEGPYRIKAILWKGTYHLEDLEGKLVPRAWNAEHLRKYYQ is encoded by the exons ATGTGTGGGATTGATCTTATTGGGGAGTTACCCAAGGCTAAAGGAGATGTCAAGTATGCGGTGGTTGCAGTTGATTACTTTAATAAGTGGGCAGAAGCTATGCCACTGGTGACTATCACCGCGAAGATAATCAAAGACTTTGTCTTCAACTCCATTGTGTGTAGGTTTGGGATACCTTATAAACTTTTCTATGATAACGGGAACCAGTTTGATAGCAAGGAATTACGACAACT AGATCGTTACACGGAGGAAGATGCAGAAGTTAACCAGAGGCTTCACTTGGACCTTTTGGAAGAAACGAGGGAGAATTCCCAGTTAAGGCTCGCGGCATACCAACAGCGTGCTGCAAGGTACTACAACAAGAAGATAAAGGGACAACTGCTAAAGGTAGGGGATATGGTGCTCAGGAAGGTGATGCCAAACACAAAGAATCCCCAGCATGGAGTATTTGgggctaattgggaaggaccatacaggATAAAAGCAATCTTATGGaaggggacttatcaccttgaagacTTGGAAGGGAAGTTGGTTCCGCGAGCATGGAATGCGGAGcatctccgaaagtattatcagtaa